A genome region from Gigantopelta aegis isolate Gae_Host chromosome 3, Gae_host_genome, whole genome shotgun sequence includes the following:
- the LOC121389542 gene encoding cysteine-rich venom protein-like, protein MAVVAAKWARQCVVGHDDSHARAVPELPGVYIGQNVAAGQSSFVAVVKGWHSEVNNFKYGVGAIDKTKDIGHYTQVVSATVSRIGCGSAKCPNSKTFYVCNYAVGQMGMIKPYKSGTNCADCNKSCSGDSHLCASCPSQVSQMCASYEDDACNPVVMSSRAILSVGLCI, encoded by the exons ATGGCGGTAGTCGCGGCCAAGTGGGCGAGGCAGTGTGTAGTTGGTCATGACGACTCCCACGCCAGGGCCGTTCCAG AGTTACCAGGCGTGTACATAGGACAGAACGTAGCAGCTGGTCAGAGCTCGTTTGTCGCGGTCGTTAAAGGATGGCACTCCGAAGTGAACAACTTTAAATATGGTGTCGGAGCTATAGATAAAACTAAAGATATTGGCCATTATACCCAG GTGGTTTCGGCAACTGTGTCACGAATCGGGTGTGGCTCGGCCAAGTGTCCAAACAGTAAAACTTTCTACGTCTGTAACTACGCAGTAGG ACAGATGGGCATGATCAAGCCTTATAAGAGTGGTACCAATTGTGCAGATTGTAACAAGTCGTGTTCTGGAGACAGTCATTTGTGTG CCTCATGTCCATCCCAGGTGTCCCAGATGTGTGCCTCGTACGAAGATGACGCGTGTAACCCAGTCGTAATGAGCTCGcgggctatcctgtctgtgggattgtgcatataa